A portion of the Acidisarcina polymorpha genome contains these proteins:
- a CDS encoding superoxide dismutase family protein — MRTKQLFLPALAIGALTLSTVAVHAKRPTPVTVTLKTAQGDDAGTAVLRQEKNFVMIKLALKGLPPGEHGIHVHQNAKCDPPDFKSAGGHFNPDQKKHGINNPEGHHNGDIPANLTVKADGTDNVSVKVPGISLDSTSPNSVFANGGTSLVIHAKADDMLTDPSGNSGDRIACGVIMQP, encoded by the coding sequence ATGAGAACCAAACAGCTATTTCTTCCCGCCCTAGCCATTGGCGCGCTCACGCTCTCGACGGTTGCGGTCCATGCCAAGCGGCCTACTCCGGTGACCGTGACGCTGAAGACAGCGCAGGGCGACGATGCCGGTACCGCTGTTCTCAGGCAGGAAAAAAACTTTGTAATGATCAAGCTCGCGTTGAAGGGCCTGCCGCCGGGAGAACACGGCATTCACGTTCACCAGAATGCCAAGTGCGATCCGCCGGACTTCAAGAGCGCCGGAGGCCATTTCAATCCCGACCAGAAGAAGCACGGCATCAATAACCCTGAAGGTCACCATAATGGCGACATCCCGGCGAACCTCACGGTGAAAGCAGATGGCACGGACAATGTGTCAGTCAAAGTGCCCGGCATCTCACTCGATTCGACTTCGCCGAACTCGGTTTTCGCGAATGGCGGGACCTCGCTGGTGATCCATGCCAAGGCCGACGATATGTTGACCGATCCTTCAGGTAACTCGGGAGACCGGATTGCCTGCGGCGTAATTATGCAGCCCTAA
- a CDS encoding alanyl-tRNA editing protein — MVDRLYYTDSFLTRFDAVVTDIRLVSRTGGEALWQVALDRSAFYPTSGGQPFDKGNLTATSRNGAVLEVAIDEVSEDEQGEVWHYTTKPLVAGTEVQATIDWQRRLDHMQQHSGQHLLSAIFSRELGAHTVSFHLGEESSTIDLNTASIAHASIERMERIANEIIAQDRSVSIRTVSREQADALLAAGQLRKLPEREGDIRLIEIEGIDLNACGGTHVRSTGQIGGLAVRSTEKVRHGLRVEFVCGLRAVAAARRDFSLLAQSAAALSISASQVPQSIERMLAETKQAAKDRQKLREEIARYEAADLLTKAFTHGGVHIVRHSFVDHDADYIKVLASKLTSNAGAVALLSSTQQEPASVVFARSADLKFSCGELLKSALVELGLRGGGSSTMAQGEVPHSALKTLFDRLEATARASTLPEA, encoded by the coding sequence ATGGTTGACCGGCTCTATTACACCGATTCCTTCCTGACCAGGTTCGATGCCGTCGTCACTGACATCCGCCTGGTATCGCGCACCGGCGGCGAAGCGCTGTGGCAGGTAGCTCTCGACCGCTCGGCCTTCTATCCCACCAGCGGTGGCCAGCCTTTTGACAAAGGGAACTTGACCGCGACCTCGCGCAACGGCGCGGTGCTCGAAGTTGCGATCGACGAAGTCAGCGAAGACGAACAGGGCGAGGTCTGGCATTACACAACGAAGCCGCTGGTCGCGGGCACCGAGGTGCAGGCAACGATTGACTGGCAGCGGCGACTCGATCATATGCAGCAGCACTCCGGGCAGCATCTGCTGTCGGCGATCTTCTCGCGAGAACTCGGTGCGCACACCGTCTCGTTCCATCTCGGCGAGGAGAGTTCGACCATCGATCTGAATACCGCCTCCATTGCTCACGCGAGCATCGAGCGTATGGAGCGCATCGCTAACGAGATCATCGCCCAGGACCGTTCCGTCTCGATCAGGACGGTCTCGCGAGAACAAGCCGACGCATTGCTGGCTGCGGGCCAGCTGCGCAAGCTGCCGGAGCGGGAGGGTGATATTCGCCTGATCGAGATCGAGGGCATTGATTTGAATGCCTGTGGCGGGACCCACGTTCGCTCGACCGGACAGATCGGCGGTCTGGCGGTGCGTTCGACCGAAAAGGTGCGGCACGGGCTGCGGGTCGAGTTCGTGTGCGGCCTGCGTGCGGTCGCCGCGGCGCGGCGCGACTTCAGCCTGCTGGCGCAATCGGCCGCGGCATTGTCGATCTCGGCCAGCCAGGTGCCGCAGAGCATCGAGCGGATGTTGGCGGAAACCAAACAAGCCGCAAAAGACCGCCAGAAGCTCCGCGAGGAGATCGCCCGCTACGAAGCCGCAGACTTGCTCACGAAGGCGTTCACGCACGGGGGTGTGCATATCGTTCGACATTCGTTTGTCGATCACGATGCCGACTACATCAAGGTGCTGGCTTCGAAGCTGACTTCGAACGCGGGAGCTGTGGCATTGCTGTCTTCGACGCAACAGGAACCAGCTTCGGTCGTTTTCGCACGCAGTGCGGATCTGAAGTTCTCTTGTGGCGAGCTGCTGAAGAGCGCTCTCGTTGAGCTCGGTCTTCGCGGAGGAGGCTCGTCAACGATGGCCCAGGGCGAGGTTCCGCATAGCGCTTTGAAGACGCTCTTCGATCGGCTGGAGGCGACGGCGAGGGCATCCACCTTACCGGAAGCCTAG
- a CDS encoding YciI family protein translates to MPPTRPRAENIPRNLKPYFIALFRAGERWNQTEGAEDLPAQQLTFLRTQFEAGVYRAAGPITDGGPISAMAIIEADSLEAAKSVAAQDPAVVAARLVVEVHTALLPALDAVRAEY, encoded by the coding sequence ATGCCCCCAACGCGACCTCGAGCAGAAAACATTCCCCGCAACCTCAAGCCGTATTTCATCGCCCTCTTTCGCGCCGGAGAGCGCTGGAACCAGACAGAGGGCGCAGAAGACTTGCCGGCACAGCAGTTGACCTTTCTACGCACGCAATTCGAAGCGGGCGTTTATCGCGCGGCGGGGCCGATCACCGACGGCGGACCGATCTCGGCAATGGCGATTATCGAAGCGGATAGCCTGGAAGCCGCGAAGAGTGTGGCCGCACAGGATCCGGCGGTCGTGGCGGCGAGACTCGTCGTCGAGGTGCACACGGCATTGCTACCAGCGCTGGATGCGGTGCGGGCGGAGTATTGA
- the rho gene encoding transcription termination factor Rho, with translation MTISELKEKSITELSRIARSLEIPGASGLRKQDLIFKILQAQSEKEGHIFAEGVLEILPDGYGFLRSPDYNYLPGPDDIYVSPSQIRKFDLKTGDTISGNVRPPHEGEKYFALVKIEAINFESPEETRNKILFDNLTPLYPEERIKMETTREAISGRVMDLLTPIGKGQRGLIVAPPRTGKTMLLQSIANSITSNHPEVVLIVLLIDERPEEVTDMQRSVKGEVISSTFDEPAARHVQVAEMVIEKAKRLVEHKRDVVILLDSITRLARAYNTIVPPSGKVLSGGVDSNALQRPKRFFGAARNIEEGGSLTIIATALVDTGSRMDEVIFEEFKGTGNMEVILDRKLVDKRVFPAIDIQRSGTRKEELLIPKDDLARTWVLRKVLHPLSPVEAMELLVSRLEKTRNNAEFLLNMNSI, from the coding sequence ATGACCATCTCCGAACTTAAAGAGAAAAGCATTACAGAACTTAGCCGCATTGCCCGCAGCCTGGAGATCCCTGGCGCCAGCGGCCTCCGTAAACAAGATCTGATCTTTAAGATCCTTCAGGCTCAGAGCGAAAAAGAAGGCCATATTTTCGCCGAGGGTGTGCTCGAGATCCTCCCCGATGGCTACGGCTTCCTCCGCTCGCCCGACTACAACTATCTTCCGGGCCCGGACGATATTTACGTCTCCCCCTCTCAGATCCGCAAGTTTGACCTCAAGACTGGCGACACTATCAGCGGCAATGTTCGACCGCCGCATGAAGGAGAGAAGTACTTCGCTCTGGTCAAGATCGAGGCCATCAACTTTGAATCGCCCGAAGAGACCCGCAATAAGATCCTTTTTGACAACCTGACTCCGCTCTACCCTGAAGAGCGCATCAAGATGGAGACCACCCGCGAAGCCATCAGCGGCCGCGTAATGGATCTGTTGACACCGATTGGCAAAGGCCAGCGTGGTCTGATCGTCGCTCCGCCACGCACCGGCAAGACGATGTTGCTGCAGTCGATCGCGAACTCGATCACCTCAAATCATCCCGAGGTAGTGTTGATCGTCCTGCTCATCGACGAGCGCCCTGAAGAAGTCACTGACATGCAGCGTTCGGTCAAAGGCGAAGTCATCAGCTCGACCTTTGATGAGCCGGCTGCGCGCCACGTCCAGGTAGCCGAAATGGTAATTGAAAAAGCCAAGCGTCTCGTGGAGCACAAGCGCGACGTCGTGATCCTGCTCGACTCGATCACCCGTCTAGCCCGCGCCTACAACACCATCGTGCCGCCATCGGGCAAGGTGCTCTCAGGCGGCGTCGACTCCAATGCCCTGCAACGTCCGAAGCGCTTCTTCGGTGCGGCCCGCAACATTGAAGAAGGCGGATCCTTGACCATAATTGCCACCGCTCTGGTCGATACCGGTTCGCGCATGGACGAAGTCATCTTCGAAGAGTTCAAGGGCACCGGCAACATGGAAGTGATCCTCGACCGCAAGCTGGTCGACAAGCGCGTCTTTCCGGCGATCGACATTCAGCGTTCGGGCACACGGAAAGAAGAGCTGCTCATCCCCAAAGACGATCTCGCCCGCACCTGGGTACTGCGTAAAGTCTTGCATCCACTGTCACCGGTCGAGGCGATGGAATTGCTGGTCAGTCGTCTCGAAAAGACGCGGAACAATGCAGAGTTCCTGCTGAATATGAATTCGATCTAG